From Ignisphaera aggregans DSM 17230, the proteins below share one genomic window:
- a CDS encoding hypothetical protein (KEGG: siy:YG5714_0565 hypothetical protein~SPTR: C3NAV0 Putative uncharacterized protein): MGETEKIFTIRFFTRSRKHRNPIEVVYFYDNIGSRVFSAYCEYDVVSSFLERFDASVKRSRSGKTIYLEGPQAEDIFRRLVIFTGFRQCVKSSSKALQLGDAIVGIGEFEAIFWYSKIVNAYENEGFWGVCRIAKAFRILHRID; encoded by the coding sequence ATGGGGGAGACAGAAAAGATATTTACAATACGTTTCTTCACTAGAAGTAGAAAGCATAGAAATCCTATTGAAGTTGTGTATTTCTATGATAATATTGGTAGTAGAGTGTTTAGCGCTTATTGTGAATATGATGTTGTTTCTAGTTTTCTTGAGAGATTTGATGCTTCTGTAAAGAGGAGTAGATCGGGAAAGACTATATATCTTGAGGGGCCACAGGCAGAGGATATTTTTAGGAGACTTGTAATCTTTACAGGTTTTAGACAATGTGTAAAGAGTTCTTCAAAGGCTTTACAGCTTGGCGATGCTATTGTGGGTATAGGGGAGTTTGAAGCTATATTCTGGTATAGTAAGATAGTAAATGCTTATGAGAATGAAGGGTTCTGGGGTGTGTGTAGAATTGCTAAGGCCTTCAGAATCTTACACAGAATTGACTAG
- a CDS encoding helicase domain protein (COGs: COG1111 ERCC4-like helicase~InterProIPR000330:IPR001650:IPR006935:IPR014001:IPR 014021~KEGG: kcr:Kcr_0700 helicase domain-containing protein~PFAM: helicase domain protein; SNF2-related protein; type III restriction protein res subunit~SMART: DEAD-like helicase ; helicase domain protein~SPTR: B1L4S2 Helicase domain protein~PFAM: Helicase conserved C-terminal domain; SNF2 family N-terminal domain), producing the protein MTREQALQLFSKVIRGFDYHPFFFILNCKADPPALPFAHQVELLFKLAFRRPIRILIGDEIGLGKTIEAILIAKMLEKRDGARKILILVPRILVEQWRSELKRFGVLAKVIERKVIDAYHRQGFPDGWYLASIDLVKREPHKSKILGVDWDIVIVDEAHRVGKTRSGQRSATQRYELVEELAKVANRNVILLSATPHRGYVADYISRLRLVDPYLIGGEKELDNESFYSLTRDAIVVRRTKMDINDVYEHRLIFKNARFIARVVKATPEEEKFNELLFEFLRDKLLEYHEYVGEEPKALPLLLALIAKRASSSPYAAMKTLERIISKRAMVVKGRAPSLDVAKLDEEARSIADALLGLGFEDYSDIYDEEEKNPDEIINRFAEECAPLINDRDVEIIRTLVSYANSIVGRGDSRLRTVFRVIEEHVLRGEKVVVFTEYRDTAEYIYRQLSIEMPDIAKEAALITGERIEIPGWRERRNPDIEDLKKYLGQGRIKVVISTDVASEGLNLQVANIIINYEPTWSPIKIEQRLGRVWRLGQERDVTSYTIFLDIRSDKDVLDILYKKLLALGRSLQESKVPIGEEVVIDMMTEEGHITIPIDTEKGVPKYSEYKALLTYIREGRIGLESYIKSIISALESLKKSLERIGLARKGLTIRIERILRDILGDFRGNEVERVFKDLFIVIVSLRKLNVKIDGNRIYVDTSKLDNIYDIYDNINSLLPNTDNKPVYLLSSAQLEGLKELHLFRVMVFFRDRPIYSEVIGVGVKNNDREFIRGRKLFEIITVASSQNNIVSAIQEYSIPNEFLESLKISASKIVLRSVVSEALKEFREYISRVEGLGFSAYHQYWEPRPNNLDLYSDKMEYLGAIIFTTPSEAAQGAIPTPVMVKEIEEKAMKIAMEYEIKSGRIPEDVSMREHFDIFSRDPRTGEIRFIEVKGKSGLDLEVELTEAEFNVAREKGDKYWLYIVYGIGTKSPRILAIQDPVNNMRWREVSVKRYRFRPEGTGG; encoded by the coding sequence TTGACTAGGGAACAAGCACTACAGCTTTTCTCCAAGGTTATTAGAGGTTTTGATTACCACCCATTTTTCTTTATATTGAATTGTAAAGCAGATCCACCAGCATTACCATTTGCACACCAAGTAGAGTTATTATTTAAGCTAGCTTTTCGTAGACCTATAAGGATATTGATTGGTGATGAGATAGGGCTTGGTAAAACCATTGAGGCAATACTAATTGCTAAAATGCTTGAGAAGAGAGATGGAGCTAGAAAAATACTGATCCTTGTACCTAGAATCCTTGTAGAGCAGTGGAGATCAGAACTTAAGCGTTTTGGAGTTCTAGCTAAAGTCATAGAGAGAAAGGTTATTGATGCATATCATCGCCAGGGTTTTCCCGATGGATGGTATCTAGCATCGATAGATCTTGTGAAGAGAGAACCACATAAATCGAAGATACTTGGTGTTGATTGGGATATTGTTATAGTTGATGAAGCACATAGAGTTGGAAAAACAAGATCTGGTCAAAGGAGTGCTACACAGAGATATGAACTTGTAGAGGAGTTGGCTAAGGTTGCTAATCGTAATGTAATTTTATTGTCAGCTACACCACATAGGGGGTATGTAGCAGACTATATATCTAGGCTAAGGCTTGTGGATCCATATCTTATTGGGGGTGAGAAGGAGTTAGATAATGAGTCTTTCTATAGCCTTACACGTGATGCTATTGTTGTACGTAGAACTAAGATGGATATAAATGATGTGTATGAACATAGACTCATATTTAAAAATGCAAGATTTATTGCAAGAGTTGTAAAAGCCACTCCAGAGGAGGAGAAATTTAATGAACTTCTATTCGAATTTCTTAGAGACAAACTTTTAGAGTATCATGAATATGTTGGTGAAGAGCCAAAAGCATTACCACTTCTACTTGCACTCATAGCAAAAAGAGCTTCTTCAAGTCCATATGCAGCAATGAAAACTCTTGAGAGGATAATAAGCAAAAGAGCTATGGTAGTTAAAGGCAGAGCACCTTCATTAGATGTTGCTAAACTTGATGAAGAGGCTAGGAGTATAGCTGATGCTCTTCTAGGACTCGGATTTGAGGATTATAGTGATATTTATGATGAAGAGGAGAAGAATCCTGATGAGATTATCAATAGATTTGCTGAAGAATGTGCCCCTCTAATCAATGATAGAGATGTTGAGATAATTAGGACTCTTGTAAGCTATGCCAATAGTATTGTTGGACGTGGTGATAGTAGGCTTAGAACAGTGTTTAGAGTTATTGAGGAACATGTTTTGAGGGGGGAGAAAGTTGTTGTGTTTACTGAGTATAGAGATACTGCTGAGTATATCTATAGACAGCTCTCTATAGAGATGCCAGATATTGCAAAGGAGGCAGCTCTCATTACTGGTGAAAGGATAGAGATTCCTGGGTGGAGAGAAAGGAGAAATCCTGATATAGAGGATTTAAAGAAATATTTGGGTCAAGGCCGTATCAAGGTTGTTATTTCTACAGATGTTGCTTCTGAGGGTCTAAATCTACAGGTAGCAAATATTATAATAAACTATGAACCTACTTGGAGCCCTATCAAAATAGAGCAGAGACTTGGAAGAGTCTGGAGACTTGGGCAGGAGAGAGATGTTACCAGCTATACAATATTCCTAGATATAAGGAGTGATAAAGATGTTCTAGATATTCTATACAAGAAGCTGTTAGCACTTGGACGCTCACTACAAGAATCTAAGGTGCCTATAGGAGAGGAGGTAGTGATAGATATGATGACAGAGGAAGGACATATCACTATTCCAATTGATACTGAGAAGGGAGTTCCAAAATATAGTGAATACAAGGCTTTGCTAACATATATACGCGAGGGTCGTATAGGTCTAGAGAGCTATATCAAAAGTATCATAAGTGCTTTAGAATCTTTGAAGAAGAGTCTTGAGAGAATTGGATTAGCTAGAAAAGGACTTACAATAAGAATTGAGAGAATACTTCGTGATATTCTTGGTGATTTTCGTGGAAATGAAGTTGAGAGAGTGTTTAAGGATCTATTCATAGTTATTGTAAGTTTAAGAAAGCTTAATGTTAAAATTGATGGAAATAGAATATATGTAGATACATCAAAACTGGACAACATATACGATATTTATGATAATATCAATTCGCTTCTTCCAAATACTGACAATAAACCTGTATACCTATTATCTTCAGCACAGTTAGAAGGTTTAAAGGAGCTTCACCTATTTAGGGTTATGGTATTCTTTAGAGATAGACCCATATATTCAGAGGTTATTGGTGTTGGTGTAAAGAATAATGATAGGGAGTTTATCAGGGGGAGGAAACTATTTGAAATAATTACTGTAGCTTCTTCTCAAAATAATATTGTATCTGCTATACAGGAATACTCTATTCCAAATGAATTCCTAGAGTCTCTTAAAATAAGTGCGTCAAAGATTGTTCTAAGGAGTGTTGTGTCTGAGGCTCTGAAGGAGTTTAGAGAATATATATCTAGGGTTGAGGGACTTGGTTTTAGTGCTTATCATCAATACTGGGAGCCTAGACCAAATAATCTTGATCTCTATAGCGATAAGATGGAGTATCTAGGTGCAATAATCTTTACCACCCCCTCTGAAGCTGCTCAGGGTGCTATACCTACACCGGTTATGGTTAAGGAGATAGAGGAGAAGGCTATGAAGATAGCTATGGAGTATGAGATTAAATCTGGAAGAATTCCAGAGGATGTTAGCATGAGGGAGCATTTCGATATTTTTAGTAGAGATCCTAGAACTGGTGAGATAAGGTTTATAGAGGTTAAGGGGAAATCGGGACTGGATCTAGAGGTAGAGCTTACTGAAGCAGAGTTTAATGTTGCTAGAGAGAAGGGTGATAAGTATTGGCTCTATATAGTCTATGGAATTGGTACAAAGAGTCCTAGAATATTAGCAATTCAAGACCCTGTAAATAATATGAGGTGGAGAGAGGTTAGTGTTAAGAGATATAGATTTAGACCTGAGGGTACAGGTGGATGA
- a CDS encoding ATPase (COGs: COG1483 ATPase (AAA+ superfamily)~KEGG: kcr:Kcr_0701 ATPase~SPTR: B1L4S3 Predicted ATPase~PFAM: Protein of unknown function (DUF499)~TIGRFAM: glutamate--cysteine ligase/gamma-glutamylcysteine synthetase, Streptococcus agalactiae type): protein MGFLNHVKIWSDVLNSTLDEKAAPHLWSVHLGTEDRIYTDPVEFFRRTIITGPMIEALENIANVFTGKGGSKVLMLQSLFGGGKTHTLLTIYHALRKPTALLEAKTEDIESRKRIEKLVDILTNIGSIQIVVLDPGSTALAPTPVNPLDVPGGYRVQTLWGSLAHQLGRFGEVKLNDESLLPPPPDIIVKLLGDKPTLILADEIADYISRLKRSGDPRLQNYGDQVVAFMEYLAKAIELSRYSILVISIPIEEKPGSGIIVEERYKSSQDIILSLYRSISRVAGKRIVPVAPSDIPSILKVRIFEEIDPVPAKSIAATLTKIYGAEENKEIFGQGADRKAYQIEKTYPFHPSYIETLINIVDKHEGLQKTRDLIKLTRKIIRKIANENTDVELIMPFHIDVEDREIRSMLLSHELYRQYDTVVNEDIIEKTKEYEKPVLAKIIAKTIFVKSFVYAGLLEYRQIYPDKYDIAVSSYEPSTARRLAIQPKDYIDALQWLSNNLTYLLTDTSGIHYWFTQIASPIRRVEMVARTIDDGEALKVVKDYAMKLMARPISEVISSSRRHSRGAPIVTPFKVESSMVLTEPRSIDYDSRGYVVVAILSHLRDNDIEKMIYETSSGGHRRYANTVYLIYPSDNNYTSVMLGHAKRKIACDIVSEELGTLYRDEDIREVMEKKLRGYCTGEGGVISLLAQSILQGLNTVAYPSFDEQNHRNTFRITETSTGAESIVENVTRTLKSIKPQKYYEELDFETLEYLLSQVGIDISEGDMSRSVSDIIDYFYSNPRLPIVRETTVKDALIDGVKKLKIGIKKEGKIYYKKVYECQSRYECRLPSYEEGEVPSDIGLNDVVLPWRTALREQIEGLKGVKEEKVSGGIRRIWYAFYISGNPIPVDEALEKFDIGVLRESPLVRVVEFLQEGVDIKLDRYEAIATPGEDLSINIVVERIGSFKGDVTLVASNGSLSLDKIVLGDDRPSAIVEWRLRAPDKPGEYSYDIKVLNSLGETLRSAKINIIVKPKGIRPIQGVPPKGSKISMLEIEMGMPNLGPIRIFSTRLGSECDVEEAVLEVEAEIQDRRSKIALRLNNVTLDDVKSMFSAIVTRYGGLFVKHISYRVRLKPRKGDYVIVPEFSEADIKELENCKCITYYPYEE, encoded by the coding sequence GAGGATATAGAGTCTAGGAAACGCATAGAAAAACTTGTTGATATACTTACAAATATTGGCTCTATACAGATAGTTGTGCTGGATCCTGGAAGTACTGCACTTGCACCTACACCTGTAAACCCATTGGATGTCCCAGGAGGCTACAGAGTACAGACGCTATGGGGTTCTCTAGCACATCAGCTAGGTCGTTTTGGTGAAGTTAAGCTAAATGATGAATCCCTATTACCACCTCCACCAGACATAATAGTTAAGCTTCTTGGAGATAAACCAACACTTATCTTAGCAGATGAAATAGCTGACTATATATCAAGGCTAAAGAGATCTGGAGACCCTAGGCTTCAAAACTATGGTGATCAAGTAGTAGCTTTCATGGAATATCTAGCCAAGGCTATTGAACTATCTAGATACAGCATTCTAGTGATATCCATACCCATCGAGGAGAAGCCGGGTAGTGGAATTATAGTTGAGGAACGCTATAAATCCTCTCAAGACATAATACTCAGCCTATATAGATCCATATCCAGGGTTGCTGGCAAGAGAATAGTACCTGTAGCACCATCAGATATTCCAAGTATTTTAAAGGTAAGAATATTTGAGGAGATAGACCCTGTTCCAGCTAAAAGCATTGCAGCAACACTTACAAAAATATATGGAGCTGAAGAAAATAAAGAAATCTTTGGACAGGGTGCCGATAGAAAAGCATATCAAATCGAGAAAACATATCCATTCCACCCATCATATATAGAGACACTTATAAACATCGTAGATAAGCATGAAGGATTACAAAAAACTAGAGATCTCATAAAACTCACTAGAAAAATCATAAGGAAAATCGCTAATGAAAATACTGATGTAGAGCTGATCATGCCTTTCCATATAGATGTTGAGGATCGTGAAATAAGATCTATGTTACTCTCACATGAGCTATATAGGCAATACGATACTGTGGTTAATGAGGATATAATTGAGAAGACCAAGGAGTATGAAAAACCTGTTCTCGCTAAGATTATAGCAAAGACAATCTTTGTAAAATCATTTGTCTATGCAGGTCTGCTTGAGTATCGCCAAATATATCCAGATAAATATGATATAGCAGTATCGTCTTATGAACCATCGACAGCAAGGAGATTAGCGATACAGCCAAAAGACTATATAGATGCATTACAGTGGCTATCAAACAATCTCACCTATCTACTCACGGATACAAGTGGTATTCATTATTGGTTTACACAAATAGCATCACCTATACGAAGAGTAGAAATGGTCGCTAGAACCATAGATGATGGTGAAGCTTTGAAAGTTGTTAAGGACTATGCAATGAAGCTTATGGCTAGACCCATAAGTGAAGTAATATCTAGCTCTCGAAGACATAGCCGTGGCGCACCGATTGTGACACCATTTAAAGTAGAATCTAGTATGGTGTTAACAGAACCTAGATCTATAGACTATGACTCTAGGGGATATGTTGTGGTAGCGATACTCTCACATCTTAGGGATAACGATATAGAGAAGATGATCTATGAAACTTCTAGTGGTGGACATAGGAGATATGCCAATACAGTATATCTAATATATCCAAGTGATAACAACTATACCTCGGTAATGCTTGGTCATGCAAAGAGGAAGATAGCTTGTGATATTGTTAGTGAAGAGCTTGGTACACTATATAGAGATGAGGATATACGTGAGGTTATGGAGAAAAAGCTACGAGGCTATTGTACAGGTGAAGGAGGTGTTATAAGTCTTCTTGCACAATCAATTCTTCAGGGACTCAACACTGTTGCTTATCCTAGTTTTGATGAGCAAAACCATAGAAATACCTTTAGAATCACTGAAACCTCTACGGGTGCTGAATCTATAGTGGAGAATGTTACGAGAACTCTAAAGAGCATTAAACCACAGAAATATTATGAAGAACTCGATTTCGAGACTCTTGAATATCTGCTTTCTCAGGTGGGTATCGATATATCTGAAGGTGATATGTCGAGAAGTGTTTCTGATATTATAGACTATTTCTATTCTAATCCAAGACTACCAATAGTTAGAGAAACAACTGTAAAAGACGCTCTGATTGATGGTGTGAAGAAGCTTAAGATAGGTATAAAGAAGGAGGGCAAGATATATTATAAAAAGGTGTATGAGTGTCAATCTAGATATGAATGTAGATTGCCTTCATATGAAGAGGGAGAGGTTCCAAGTGATATAGGGTTAAATGATGTTGTTTTGCCGTGGAGAACTGCTCTTAGGGAGCAGATCGAGGGTTTGAAGGGTGTTAAGGAGGAGAAGGTTTCTGGTGGTATTAGGAGGATATGGTATGCATTCTATATCAGTGGAAATCCGATACCTGTTGATGAAGCTCTAGAGAAATTTGATATAGGTGTTCTACGTGAGAGTCCTCTTGTTAGAGTTGTAGAGTTTTTGCAGGAGGGTGTGGATATAAAGCTAGATAGATATGAAGCTATAGCTACTCCCGGCGAGGATCTCTCTATAAATATTGTTGTTGAGCGTATCGGCTCATTTAAAGGCGATGTAACTCTAGTTGCATCAAATGGTAGTCTTAGTCTTGATAAAATTGTTCTTGGTGATGATAGACCGTCAGCTATAGTAGAATGGAGATTGAGAGCACCAGATAAACCTGGGGAGTATAGCTATGATATAAAGGTTCTCAATAGCCTTGGCGAGACTCTTAGATCTGCTAAAATCAATATTATCGTTAAGCCAAAGGGAATCAGACCTATCCAGGGGGTGCCACCAAAAGGATCAAAGATTTCTATGCTAGAGATCGAGATGGGAATGCCAAATCTTGGACCTATAAGAATATTTAGTACTAGACTTGGTTCTGAGTGTGATGTTGAGGAAGCTGTTCTTGAGGTAGAGGCCGAGATACAGGATAGGAGATCAAAAATAGCTTTGAGACTTAACAATGTTACACTCGATGATGTTAAATCAATGTTTTCAGCTATTGTTACAAGATATGGTGGTCTCTTCGTAAAACATATTAGCTATAGAGTTAGATTGAAGCCAAGGAAAGGAGACTATGTGATTGTTCCAGAGTTTAGTGAGGCTGATATAAAGGAGCTTGAGAACTGTAAATGCATTACATATTATCCATATGAGGAGTAG